A region of Paenibacillus thiaminolyticus DNA encodes the following proteins:
- a CDS encoding response regulator transcription factor — MNILVVDDEQSILNLIRLNLEIEGYTVHTAASGQAAHEQWQAQQIDLIILDVMLPDTDGYQLLREFRNSNSDVPVIMLTAKGQINDKLLGLQLGADDYLVKPFHSTELLLRIKVIERRMKKQEQTNSGSGIMHCGPFHVEPEKRAIVVNGQEITLTYREYELLLLLLTNKQRIFTRDDLLMKVWKLDYPENTRAVDIMIQRLRKKLGKEGERIKTIYGVGYKIDC, encoded by the coding sequence ATGAATATTCTAGTTGTCGATGACGAACAGAGCATCTTGAACCTCATCCGTCTCAATCTCGAGATTGAAGGCTACACGGTACACACGGCCGCAAGCGGCCAAGCCGCGCACGAACAATGGCAGGCGCAACAGATAGATTTGATTATTCTTGATGTTATGCTTCCCGATACAGATGGTTATCAATTGCTGCGCGAGTTCCGCAACAGCAACTCAGACGTTCCCGTCATCATGCTGACCGCCAAAGGACAAATCAACGACAAGCTGCTGGGACTGCAATTAGGCGCGGATGATTACCTCGTCAAGCCGTTCCACAGCACCGAGCTGCTGCTACGAATCAAGGTTATCGAAAGACGGATGAAAAAACAAGAGCAGACGAACTCCGGATCCGGCATCATGCATTGCGGACCTTTTCATGTCGAACCGGAAAAGCGCGCGATAGTTGTGAACGGACAGGAAATTACGCTAACGTATCGAGAGTATGAGCTGCTTCTGCTGTTATTAACCAATAAGCAGCGCATCTTCACTCGCGATGATCTCCTTATGAAGGTGTGGAAGCTTGATTATCCGGAAAATACGAGAGCAGTCGATATTATGATACAGCGCCTCCGCAAAAAGCTAGGAAAAGAAGGAGAGCGAATCAAAACCATTTACGGCGTCGGATACAAAATAGATTGTTGA
- a CDS encoding sensor histidine kinase produces MTLQKRFHLALLALFIPVMLFLYIVLDISLQNNVYHSAVNSLQKLSIEAQIYTINYVEREQQGKPDVTLQKGAPLIASYLSKRMGVRVQLINAHHLVLADTERGALSYVNQDMEQAMLGNKSYMIQKASPSPLLLFSSPIYVDNQVIGLIRFLQPLEEESQLLKRMKVTFAVACLLILAAAVLIANRFAKSLSKPIEQLRDMAKKLANGHYGSRIELSGYEEISQLAHSLHAMADAIELHIKQLSREKDKQRDFLDRVTHELKTPLTAIMGYSNLIPRLKDPKDVQESLRHISVESERMLTLVEELLSQSKYGDSPFSVSPTICDIAAIAGEAVYIMQPRLDKYQIRLYNELVTTMVVADPDKTKQIFLNLLDNAIKYSDASELVIQQTSSDDAERITIRDDGIGISHSLIARFDSSSSDTALTSDAGNGFGLLICKQLMALQGGEMSIQSKDGIGTTITLQFRSPAALDTHPLPTCSK; encoded by the coding sequence ATGACTTTACAGAAACGCTTTCACTTGGCACTTCTTGCCCTATTCATTCCCGTCATGCTTTTTCTCTATATCGTGCTTGATATTTCTTTGCAGAATAATGTTTATCACTCCGCAGTCAATTCGCTGCAAAAGCTAAGCATAGAAGCTCAGATCTACACGATCAACTATGTGGAACGCGAACAACAAGGAAAACCAGACGTCACGCTTCAAAAAGGCGCGCCGCTCATTGCCTCATATCTGTCCAAGCGCATGGGTGTTCGTGTCCAGCTCATTAACGCGCATCATCTTGTCCTAGCTGATACCGAGCGAGGAGCGTTGTCTTATGTGAATCAGGATATGGAACAAGCGATGCTTGGCAATAAGTCCTATATGATTCAAAAGGCCTCTCCTTCTCCCTTGCTGCTGTTCTCTAGCCCAATCTACGTCGACAATCAAGTCATCGGATTAATTCGATTCCTCCAGCCCTTGGAGGAAGAATCGCAGCTGCTCAAGCGAATGAAGGTCACCTTCGCGGTCGCTTGCTTGCTTATTCTCGCTGCCGCCGTGTTGATTGCGAATCGCTTCGCCAAGTCGCTAAGCAAACCGATCGAACAGCTTCGAGATATGGCGAAGAAGCTTGCCAACGGCCATTACGGCAGCCGTATCGAACTAAGCGGTTATGAGGAAATAAGTCAGCTGGCGCATTCCTTGCATGCAATGGCCGATGCAATCGAGCTTCACATCAAGCAGCTAAGCCGGGAGAAGGACAAGCAGCGCGATTTCCTGGATCGAGTCACTCATGAGCTGAAGACGCCTCTGACCGCGATTATGGGATATTCGAACCTAATTCCACGGCTGAAGGATCCGAAGGATGTTCAAGAAAGCCTGCGCCATATTTCCGTGGAAAGCGAGCGCATGCTTACACTTGTCGAGGAACTGCTCAGCCAATCCAAGTATGGTGACAGCCCGTTCTCGGTTTCTCCTACCATATGCGATATCGCGGCGATTGCGGGCGAAGCCGTCTATATCATGCAGCCACGACTCGACAAATACCAGATTCGGCTGTACAACGAGCTAGTAACTACGATGGTTGTCGCAGATCCGGATAAGACGAAGCAGATTTTCCTAAACCTGCTCGATAACGCAATCAAATATAGCGATGCATCCGAACTAGTGATTCAACAGACATCAAGCGATGATGCAGAGCGAATTACGATCCGGGACGATGGAATCGGCATAAGCCATTCACTCATTGCACGGTTCGACAGTTCTTCATCGGACACAGCCCTAACATCGGACGCAGGCAATGGCTTCGGATTGCTCATATGCAAGCAGCTGATGGCCCTGCAAGGAGGAGAAATGTCCATACAATCCAAGGATGGGATCGGAACGACGATCACGCTCCAATTCCGCTCGCCGGCAGCATTGGATACACATCCCCTGCCAACATGCTCGAAATAA